From Hymenobacter sedentarius, a single genomic window includes:
- a CDS encoding CDP-alcohol phosphatidyltransferase family protein: MKRHLPNAITCLNLLCGCLALTSIFAGRLELGAWFVAVAAAADFADGLVARALRVSSAIGKDLDSLADMVSFGVVPGAIFFQLLARGIGADGLPVWVPYFGFAVSIFSALRLAKFNNDTRQTTSFIGLPTPACTLVVASLPLILAYDQFGLTPIILHPGLLLGLTALLSGLLVAELPLFALKFKNLRWADNRRRFLFLMLAAALVLVLKAAAVPLVVLLYVLLSVPKTAAR, from the coding sequence TTGAAACGTCACCTCCCCAACGCCATTACCTGCCTCAACCTGTTGTGCGGCTGCCTGGCGCTCACCAGCATTTTTGCCGGCCGGCTAGAATTGGGCGCCTGGTTTGTGGCCGTCGCCGCCGCCGCCGATTTTGCCGATGGCCTTGTGGCCCGGGCGCTGCGCGTGTCATCGGCCATTGGTAAAGACCTTGATTCTTTGGCTGATATGGTGTCGTTTGGGGTGGTGCCGGGCGCTATTTTCTTCCAGCTGCTGGCCCGGGGCATCGGTGCGGACGGCCTGCCGGTGTGGGTACCGTATTTTGGCTTTGCCGTGAGCATCTTCTCGGCGCTGCGCCTGGCCAAGTTCAACAACGACACCCGGCAAACCACTTCCTTTATTGGGCTACCTACCCCGGCCTGCACGCTGGTGGTGGCGTCGCTGCCCCTTATCCTGGCGTACGACCAGTTCGGGCTAACGCCTATTATCCTGCATCCGGGGCTGTTGCTGGGTCTCACGGCCCTGCTCTCGGGCCTCTTGGTCGCTGAACTTCCGCTGTTTGCCCTGAAGTTTAAGAACTTGCGGTGGGCCGATAATCGCCGCCGTTTTCTATTTTTAATGCTGGCGGCCGCCTTGGTGCTAGTGCTGAAGGCCGCGGCCGTGCCGCTGGTGGTCTTGCTCTACGTCCTGCTCTCAGTGCCGAAGACGGCGGCCCGCTAG
- a CDS encoding MBL fold metallo-hydrolase has product MTVAGFTFNAFSENTYLLIDEATRQCAIVDPGCYAPAEQQALREYIKSNDLQVILLLNTHAHIDHVLGNQFVLTTWPGTPFLLHRLDLATLRAVSTYADNYGFPQYQPAEPTGELVAGQPVRIGETELEVRFAPGHAPGHVVFYHEPTATVIGGDVLFQRSIGRTDLPGGNHAELLHSIETELMTLPDATVVYPGHGPATTIGEERRENPFLN; this is encoded by the coding sequence ATGACCGTCGCCGGATTTACTTTCAACGCTTTTTCCGAAAATACTTACCTGCTGATAGACGAAGCCACGCGGCAGTGCGCCATCGTGGACCCCGGCTGCTACGCGCCCGCCGAGCAGCAGGCGCTCCGGGAGTATATCAAAAGCAATGACTTACAGGTAATACTGCTGCTGAATACCCACGCCCACATCGACCACGTTCTCGGCAACCAGTTTGTGCTGACCACCTGGCCGGGCACCCCTTTCTTGCTACACCGGCTCGACCTGGCCACGCTGCGCGCCGTTTCTACTTACGCGGACAACTACGGCTTTCCGCAGTACCAACCTGCCGAGCCCACCGGCGAGCTGGTGGCCGGCCAGCCCGTTCGCATCGGCGAAACGGAGCTAGAAGTGCGCTTTGCGCCGGGCCATGCGCCGGGCCACGTGGTGTTTTACCACGAGCCCACGGCCACCGTTATCGGCGGCGACGTGCTGTTTCAGCGCAGCATTGGCCGCACCGACTTGCCCGGCGGCAACCACGCCGAGCTGCTGCACAGCATCGAAACCGAGCTGATGACCCTGCCCGATGCCACCGTGGTGTACCCCGGGCACGGCCCGGCCACCACCATCGGGGAGGAGCGGCGCGAAAATCCCTTTTTGAATTAA
- a CDS encoding NAD(P)/FAD-dependent oxidoreductase, producing the protein MTVCDFLVVGHGIAGATLAYVLRQRGHHVLVYDPGQDNSASNVAAGLMNPVAGKRFALSWRAAELLPYAATFYRELEQRYGQPFFTETPIFKLFASLEEQNAVLARSADHPWGDFVAGLATTDPDLPGVHAPFGGAWLRHGGHVAVRELLAALAAEGAHDGWLRRESFDWNRLVTDAAGATYAGQVRARQVICCEGAASVRNPYFSWLPLTPNQGEVLDVECAGLSTAQVLNRGAYVVPVGGAQFRVGATYRWPPFAEGITAVAREELAARLTVITDLPFTVVRQQAGVRPAVRDRRPLLGPHPTVPSLSFCGGYGSKGVMLAPRLAQLLADWLEGHGEIWPDAGLERYHALLPASVI; encoded by the coding sequence ATGACAGTCTGCGATTTTCTGGTAGTGGGCCACGGCATTGCGGGCGCCACCTTGGCCTATGTGCTGCGCCAGCGCGGCCACCACGTGCTGGTGTACGACCCCGGCCAGGACAACTCGGCCTCGAACGTAGCGGCCGGCCTCATGAACCCGGTGGCCGGCAAGCGCTTCGCCCTTTCGTGGCGGGCCGCCGAGCTGCTGCCCTACGCCGCCACCTTCTACCGCGAGCTGGAGCAGCGCTACGGCCAGCCCTTCTTCACCGAAACGCCCATCTTCAAGCTGTTTGCCTCGCTGGAAGAGCAGAATGCCGTGCTGGCCCGCAGCGCCGACCACCCCTGGGGCGACTTCGTGGCCGGCCTGGCCACCACCGACCCCGACTTGCCGGGCGTCCACGCCCCGTTTGGGGGCGCGTGGCTGCGGCATGGCGGGCACGTGGCCGTGCGCGAACTGCTGGCCGCCCTGGCTGCCGAAGGTGCCCACGACGGTTGGCTGCGGCGCGAAAGTTTTGATTGGAACCGCCTCGTTACCGATGCCGCTGGCGCTACTTACGCCGGCCAGGTGCGGGCGCGCCAGGTCATCTGCTGCGAAGGCGCGGCGTCCGTGCGCAACCCGTATTTCAGCTGGCTGCCCCTCACCCCCAACCAGGGTGAGGTGCTCGACGTGGAATGCGCGGGCCTGAGCACGGCCCAGGTGCTCAATCGGGGTGCCTACGTGGTGCCAGTGGGCGGGGCGCAGTTTCGGGTAGGCGCGACGTACCGCTGGCCGCCTTTTGCCGAAGGCATCACGGCCGTAGCGCGCGAAGAGCTGGCGGCCCGGCTCACCGTTATTACCGACCTACCCTTTACGGTGGTGCGGCAGCAGGCCGGCGTGCGGCCGGCCGTGCGCGACCGCCGCCCGCTGCTGGGCCCGCACCCCACGGTGCCGTCGTTAAGCTTTTGCGGCGGCTATGGGTCCAAGGGCGTGATGCTGGCCCCGCGGCTGGCCCAACTGCTGGCCGATTGGCTGGAAGGGCACGGCGAAATTTGGCCGGATGCAGGCTTGGAGCGGTACCACGCCCTGCTGCCAGCCAGCGTAATTTGA
- a CDS encoding PD40 domain-containing protein produces the protein MNILLSAKRTLGTLVLLPLLLTTTARAQTAQEPFGRVRIQYKPFRWQQLSTQNFNVMYYEGGEASARRAAEYAEKELQRITALIGYYPYSKTTLLFYNSVGDLRQSNIGLTATQQQVNGGETPLARMSKVQIAFTGQETEFKRELSTQITEVLLNDMMYGGSLKEVLQSSYLLQLPNWFISGASAYAAEGWSVDMDGFMRDMSKQYPTGTRTAPYFLRNHTLAGQSIWNYVAERYGYTTIQNILNLTRITRDVEVGISSSLNVPYKVFLKDWLTYYRELNGQPVATLVEPDQKFRQSDRNRHADVFSQPIISPNGQMVAYAQNEQGRYRVVAMNRDGSHRRILSRGGHKTPDQQIETRLPALAWRGNSQVAVAEMSRGEMALHLRDADGRGLVRRVREAIRFSRPASLFGAYDQVLSMSYAPDGKALVFSAVRNGQNDIYLLRAGSRKAEQLTNDLFDDVQPVFLPGGQGLVFSSNRYLDSAGRAHTATFQNVVNNYDLFVYHLDGRATPVETLVSTISNETRPRAISDDEVLYLGEESGVRQLYRYSLKTKERALLTKWLPNTQDFDYSALTSALVFVAPAQARDILYVYPTFPLPAALPLTKTARQQTLEDRSAPPRAAAPKPAPIPAQAPAPVSAAAAPPDTTAPAPPATPADSAATPPAAPAPRKKASETVNTSDYQFEEDEPAQPAQSRRRRTAPTAAVAAAQPQAEVPTLTGPFRYDTRFMADNVSTSLYVDPLLGLGLQFKAALTDVLENQRIDASLFGLFDLRTSNIRASYTNLTHRYDWGVAYQKQAYFFDINSGRYRYGRHEIAPTIAYPLTHNLSVRGGPRFVNISRTLLGDVSTEDDKNTNYLGYNGEIVFDNSIATGVNMVSGTRLKASVLNHTNINDKGLSFGKFVVDLRHYQKISRSIVWANRASYGQFFGRRPQIFRLGGMDDWLNAAYQDGTRFIPNYSAPDQVFNQEFVTNLRGFDYSARSGPRYVLFNSELRIPIVQYFARKPIYSGFFRNLQLTGFADAGTAYSGTNPFGTDNSANTEQVIPAGNFFSATVINFRNPFLIGYGVGARTTLLGFYGKVDVAWGQEDYVTHGPKFYFSLGYDF, from the coding sequence ATGAATATTCTACTATCCGCGAAGCGCACGTTGGGCACACTGGTGCTGCTGCCGTTGCTGCTCACCACTACGGCCCGAGCCCAGACGGCGCAGGAGCCGTTTGGGCGGGTGCGCATTCAGTACAAGCCGTTTCGCTGGCAGCAGCTCAGCACCCAGAACTTCAATGTGATGTACTACGAAGGCGGCGAGGCCAGCGCCCGCCGGGCAGCCGAGTACGCGGAGAAGGAGCTGCAGCGCATCACGGCGCTCATCGGCTACTACCCCTACTCCAAAACCACCCTGCTGTTTTACAACTCAGTGGGCGACCTGCGCCAGAGCAACATCGGCCTGACGGCCACCCAGCAGCAGGTAAATGGCGGCGAGACCCCGCTGGCCCGCATGAGCAAGGTCCAGATTGCCTTCACCGGCCAGGAAACCGAGTTTAAGCGCGAGCTGAGCACCCAGATAACCGAGGTGCTGCTCAACGACATGATGTACGGTGGCTCGCTGAAGGAAGTGCTGCAAAGCAGCTACTTGCTGCAGCTGCCCAACTGGTTTATTTCGGGTGCCTCGGCCTACGCCGCGGAAGGCTGGAGCGTGGACATGGACGGCTTCATGCGCGACATGAGCAAGCAGTACCCCACCGGCACCCGCACGGCCCCGTACTTTTTGCGCAACCACACCTTGGCTGGCCAGAGCATCTGGAACTACGTGGCCGAGCGCTACGGCTACACCACCATCCAAAACATCCTCAACCTGACGCGCATCACCCGCGATGTGGAAGTGGGCATCAGCTCGTCGCTGAACGTACCCTATAAGGTGTTCCTGAAGGATTGGCTCACCTACTACCGCGAGCTCAACGGCCAGCCCGTAGCCACGCTGGTAGAGCCGGACCAGAAATTCCGGCAGAGCGACCGCAACCGCCACGCCGACGTGTTCTCGCAGCCCATCATCAGCCCCAACGGCCAGATGGTGGCCTATGCCCAGAACGAGCAGGGCCGCTACCGCGTGGTGGCCATGAACCGCGACGGCAGCCACCGCCGGATACTGAGCCGCGGCGGCCACAAAACCCCCGACCAGCAAATCGAAACCCGCCTGCCCGCCTTGGCCTGGCGCGGCAACTCGCAAGTGGCCGTGGCCGAAATGAGCCGCGGCGAGATGGCACTGCACCTCCGCGATGCCGACGGCCGCGGGCTGGTGCGCCGGGTACGCGAGGCCATTCGCTTTTCGCGCCCCGCCTCGCTGTTTGGGGCCTACGACCAGGTCCTGAGCATGAGCTATGCGCCCGATGGCAAGGCCCTGGTGTTTAGCGCGGTGCGCAACGGCCAGAACGACATTTACCTGCTGCGGGCCGGCAGCCGCAAGGCCGAGCAGCTCACCAACGACTTGTTTGATGACGTGCAGCCGGTGTTTCTGCCCGGGGGGCAAGGGCTGGTGTTCAGCTCCAACCGCTACCTCGATTCGGCGGGCCGGGCCCATACCGCCACTTTCCAGAACGTGGTGAACAACTACGACCTGTTTGTGTACCACCTCGACGGGCGCGCCACGCCGGTGGAAACGCTAGTGAGCACCATTTCGAACGAAACGCGGCCCCGGGCCATTTCCGATGACGAAGTGCTGTACCTGGGCGAGGAAAGCGGCGTGCGGCAGCTGTACCGCTACTCACTGAAAACCAAGGAGCGCGCGCTCCTGACCAAGTGGCTGCCCAACACCCAGGACTTTGATTACAGCGCGCTGACCTCGGCGTTGGTGTTTGTGGCGCCGGCGCAGGCCCGCGACATCCTGTACGTTTACCCCACCTTCCCGCTGCCCGCGGCGCTGCCCCTCACCAAAACCGCTCGGCAGCAAACCCTAGAAGACCGGTCGGCTCCGCCGCGCGCGGCCGCGCCCAAGCCAGCTCCAATTCCAGCCCAAGCCCCGGCGCCGGTTTCGGCAGCCGCTGCGCCGCCTGACACTACGGCTCCTGCCCCGCCGGCTACTCCGGCCGACTCGGCTGCTACCCCGCCCGCCGCTCCGGCCCCGCGCAAGAAGGCCAGCGAAACCGTGAACACCAGCGACTACCAGTTTGAGGAAGACGAGCCAGCCCAACCTGCCCAATCCAGACGGCGGCGCACGGCGCCCACGGCAGCCGTGGCCGCGGCCCAACCCCAGGCCGAGGTGCCGACCCTGACGGGCCCGTTCCGGTATGATACCCGCTTCATGGCCGACAACGTCTCGACCTCGCTGTACGTGGACCCGCTGCTGGGGCTGGGCCTGCAGTTCAAGGCCGCGCTGACCGACGTGCTGGAAAACCAGCGCATCGACGCCAGCCTGTTTGGCTTATTTGATTTGCGCACCAGCAACATTCGCGCGTCCTATACCAACCTCACCCATCGCTACGACTGGGGCGTGGCCTACCAAAAGCAGGCCTATTTCTTTGACATCAACAGCGGCCGCTACCGCTATGGCCGCCACGAAATAGCGCCCACCATTGCCTATCCCCTCACGCACAACCTGAGCGTGCGCGGCGGCCCCCGCTTCGTCAACATCTCCCGGACGCTGCTCGGCGACGTATCGACCGAAGACGACAAAAACACGAATTACCTGGGCTACAACGGCGAAATCGTGTTCGACAACAGCATTGCCACGGGGGTTAACATGGTGTCGGGCACCCGCCTCAAGGCCAGCGTGCTGAACCACACCAACATCAACGACAAGGGCCTGAGCTTCGGCAAGTTCGTGGTGGACCTGCGGCACTATCAGAAAATCAGCCGCTCCATTGTGTGGGCCAACCGCGCCAGCTACGGCCAGTTCTTTGGGCGCCGGCCCCAGATATTCCGGCTCGGCGGCATGGATGACTGGCTGAACGCCGCCTACCAGGACGGCACCCGGTTTATCCCAAACTACTCGGCGCCGGACCAGGTCTTCAACCAGGAATTCGTGACCAACCTGCGCGGCTTCGATTACAGCGCCCGCAGCGGCCCACGCTACGTGCTGTTCAATAGCGAGCTGCGCATTCCCATTGTGCAGTACTTCGCCCGCAAGCCTATTTATTCAGGCTTCTTCCGCAACCTGCAGCTCACCGGCTTTGCCGATGCCGGCACGGCGTACTCGGGCACCAACCCCTTCGGCACCGACAACTCGGCCAACACCGAGCAGGTGATTCCCGCTGGCAACTTCTTCTCGGCCACGGTCATCAACTTCCGCAACCCCTTCCTTATCGGCTACGGGGTGGGCGCCCGCACCACGCTGCTGGGCTTCTACGGCAAGGTAGACGTGGCTTGGGGCCAGGAAGACTATGTTACCCACGGCCCGAAGTTCTACTTCTCGCTCGGCTACGACTTCTAA
- a CDS encoding heme exporter protein CcmB — protein MRPETETLPVPLLHEISTLLAKDFRLEWRQRAALGGLLLYVGSTVFVCFLSFSLRGGQPPAPAWNALLWVILLFAAINAVAKGFMQESPGQRLYYYTLVRPQAIILAKMLYNALLLGGVALLGLFLYTVFLGNPIQDAPLFVGNLLLGAVGFATTLTLVSGIAAKAGGNGATLMAVLGFPIMVPMLLLLIKVSKNALDGLDHSVSQQSLLTLLALNMLVGAVSYLLFPYLWRG, from the coding sequence TTGCGGCCCGAAACTGAAACGCTGCCCGTGCCCCTGCTCCACGAAATTTCCACCTTGCTAGCCAAAGACTTCCGCCTCGAATGGCGGCAGCGCGCGGCCCTGGGGGGGCTGCTGCTGTACGTGGGCAGCACGGTGTTTGTGTGCTTTTTGAGCTTCAGTTTACGCGGTGGGCAGCCTCCGGCGCCCGCCTGGAATGCGCTGCTCTGGGTTATCCTGTTGTTTGCGGCCATCAATGCCGTAGCCAAGGGCTTCATGCAGGAAAGCCCCGGCCAGCGCCTCTATTACTATACGCTGGTGCGGCCCCAGGCCATTATTCTGGCCAAGATGCTCTACAATGCGCTGCTACTGGGCGGGGTGGCGCTGCTGGGCTTGTTCCTCTACACGGTGTTTCTGGGCAATCCCATTCAGGACGCGCCGCTGTTTGTGGGCAACCTGCTGCTGGGGGCGGTGGGGTTTGCCACCACACTTACGCTGGTGTCGGGCATTGCGGCCAAGGCTGGCGGCAATGGGGCCACCCTCATGGCCGTGCTGGGCTTCCCGATAATGGTGCCCATGCTGCTGCTGCTCATCAAGGTGAGCAAAAACGCCCTCGACGGCCTCGACCACAGCGTGAGCCAGCAGTCGCTGCTCACGCTGCTGGCCCTGAACATGCTGGTGGGGGCCGTGTCTTATTTGTTGTTTCCGTATTTGTGGAGGGGTTAA
- the ccsA gene encoding cytochrome c biogenesis protein CcsA, with protein sequence MKFTWWKVLTVILLLYSAVAGFLLPVPRLAIVNESIRNLYFHVPMWFAMMVILGTSVFRSMQYLRSPSARLDILSHEAAKSGIVLGILGLATGSLWAKYTWGAWWTPDPRLNAAAVALLIYGAYLVLRGSFRDEQQRARVSAIYNIFAFAAAIPLLFILPRISGNSLHPGQTGNPGFNKYDLDSTMRMVFYPAVIGWILFAFWMTQVSSRLAFLQLKLDEK encoded by the coding sequence ATGAAATTTACCTGGTGGAAAGTCCTGACCGTCATTCTGCTGCTGTATTCGGCGGTGGCGGGCTTCCTGCTGCCCGTGCCGCGGCTGGCCATTGTGAATGAGAGCATTCGCAACCTGTATTTCCACGTGCCCATGTGGTTTGCCATGATGGTGATACTGGGCACGTCGGTGTTCCGCTCCATGCAGTACCTGCGCAGTCCGTCGGCTAGGCTCGACATTCTGAGCCACGAAGCGGCTAAGAGCGGCATCGTGCTGGGCATCTTGGGCCTGGCCACCGGCAGCCTGTGGGCCAAGTACACTTGGGGCGCCTGGTGGACGCCCGACCCGCGCCTGAACGCCGCCGCCGTGGCCCTGCTCATCTACGGGGCTTACCTGGTGCTGCGCGGCTCCTTCCGCGACGAGCAGCAGCGGGCCCGCGTGTCGGCCATCTACAACATTTTCGCTTTTGCGGCGGCCATTCCGCTACTGTTTATCCTGCCCCGCATTTCGGGCAACAGCCTGCACCCCGGCCAGACCGGCAACCCGGGCTTCAACAAGTACGACCTCGACAGCACCATGCGGATGGTGTTTTACCCCGCCGTTATCGGCTGGATTCTCTTTGCCTTCTGGATGACCCAAGTGAGCAGCCGGCTGGCGTTTTTGCAATTGAAACTCGATGAAAAATAA
- a CDS encoding CcmD family protein: MKNNLLARLAGALCLLQFLLFTSHAALAQATDAPEMADGLRASGKIYVVVAAVVIIVAGLLFYLISLDRKVSKLEQEIKK; encoded by the coding sequence ATGAAAAATAACCTCCTGGCTCGCCTCGCCGGCGCGCTGTGCTTGCTGCAGTTCCTCTTATTTACTTCCCACGCGGCTCTGGCTCAGGCAACTGATGCCCCCGAAATGGCCGATGGCCTGCGGGCGAGCGGCAAAATTTACGTGGTGGTAGCCGCCGTAGTCATTATCGTCGCCGGCTTGTTATTCTACCTGATATCGCTCGACCGCAAAGTGAGCAAACTGGAGCAGGAAATAAAAAAATAG
- a CDS encoding cytochrome c maturation protein CcmE yields MKKSHIFIMAIIAVAAAIILSTTADASVYVGFGEARQRAAEGNTTKVHVVGKLLRDSQKRPIGLEYDPMTDPNYFAFTLVDTNRVAQRVVYNNPKPQDFDASEQVVITGSMKGQVFMADNILLKCPSKYVKKDLKGATATR; encoded by the coding sequence ATGAAGAAGTCGCACATTTTCATCATGGCCATCATTGCGGTGGCCGCCGCCATCATCCTCAGCACCACCGCCGATGCCAGCGTGTACGTGGGCTTCGGCGAGGCCCGGCAGCGGGCCGCCGAGGGCAACACCACCAAAGTACACGTGGTGGGCAAGCTCCTGCGCGACAGCCAAAAGCGCCCCATTGGGCTGGAATACGACCCCATGACGGACCCCAACTACTTCGCCTTCACCCTGGTAGACACCAACCGCGTGGCCCAGCGCGTGGTGTACAACAACCCCAAGCCCCAGGACTTCGATGCGTCGGAGCAGGTGGTGATTACCGGCAGCATGAAGGGCCAGGTATTCATGGCCGACAACATCCTGCTCAAGTGCCCCAGCAAGTACGTGAAGAAGGATTTGAAGGGGGCCACGGCTACGCGCTAG
- a CDS encoding nucleotidyltransferase substrate binding protein — protein MEGLDFSALERCLGTLKRAHSCLLQHGPDSDDHDLFRAACVKEFELILEIVVKLLRRVLREYLTSTRELAEMNYKNVFGLAASHGLLSVDEVDRWFLYRDNRNTTAHEYGPLFAEKIVTTLPAFIVDSDSFLVRMRYQG, from the coding sequence ATGGAAGGACTCGACTTTAGCGCTTTGGAGCGATGCCTGGGCACTTTGAAGCGGGCGCATAGCTGCCTGCTGCAACATGGTCCCGACTCGGATGACCACGACTTATTTCGGGCTGCTTGCGTGAAGGAATTCGAGTTGATTCTGGAAATCGTGGTAAAGCTGCTGCGCCGGGTGTTGCGCGAGTACCTCACCTCCACGCGCGAGCTGGCCGAGATGAATTACAAGAATGTGTTTGGCCTCGCGGCGAGCCACGGGCTTCTTTCGGTAGACGAAGTGGACCGTTGGTTCTTGTACCGCGACAACCGGAACACGACTGCCCACGAATACGGCCCGCTTTTCGCCGAGAAAATTGTGACAACGCTGCCCGCTTTTATTGTTGACTCGGATTCCTTCCTGGTCAGAATGCGCTACCAAGGCTAA
- a CDS encoding nucleotidyltransferase family protein: MLDLRPQDLALVLRLAALTLPVSVAIWAYGSRVNGDAYEGSDLDLVLRSPELQELPAATLSRFRAALTESNLPIFVDVHDWVLLPASFHERILTRYEVLRPGATAPVPA; this comes from the coding sequence ATGCTCGACCTGCGCCCCCAAGACTTGGCCCTGGTGCTGCGCCTGGCAGCCCTCACGCTCCCAGTCTCGGTAGCCATATGGGCCTATGGCAGCCGCGTAAATGGCGACGCTTACGAGGGCAGCGACCTCGACTTAGTACTACGCTCCCCCGAACTGCAGGAATTACCCGCCGCTACGCTTAGCCGCTTCCGCGCCGCCCTGACGGAAAGTAACCTACCCATTTTTGTTGATGTTCACGACTGGGTACTTCTCCCCGCCAGTTTTCACGAGAGAATTTTAACCCGCTACGAAGTACTGCGCCCCGGTGCTACCGCGCCGGTTCCCGCTTGA